One Elusimicrobiaceae bacterium DNA segment encodes these proteins:
- a CDS encoding ABC transporter ATP-binding protein, whose product MPLEIKDYRFRHRPGAPWILDGINLRLQPGECAAVTGRNGSGKSTLVAAVCGLLPGFGQGETQGSITTQNPPPAAVLQNLDAQILTDSVLEEIGFFLKYSRPHGSKPTARDAVKTAGLTHAQERKVHLLSTGEKQRLACVCANAAAGAGLAVFDEPSAYLDDDGARRLCSMIKDLKARGLAVLVAGHEFARLDAVIDKSYKLNDGQLMPARLTDSGGFFRPEPPGCPDSTGLLAANIASRAADGTALVENFTLEIRRGRITGLTGPNGAGKSTLAGLLAGLKTPHAGALAIAGAACSRSDLARKVRLLPQNPYTQLLYKTAGENFDRARREAIKPCGRGFIELARALGAEHLAGRAVQNLSYGQAQRCALLCAMLAGPEFIILDEAVSCLDAEGIAAFHAALRLFCRDGGGALVISHLAKLTEAMSDRVYSIKQGILP is encoded by the coding sequence ATGCCTCTCGAAATAAAAGATTACCGGTTCCGGCACCGGCCCGGCGCGCCGTGGATACTCGATGGCATAAATCTGCGCCTGCAGCCGGGCGAATGCGCCGCCGTTACGGGCAGGAACGGGTCGGGCAAAAGCACGCTTGTTGCGGCAGTATGCGGCCTGCTGCCGGGGTTCGGGCAGGGCGAAACGCAAGGTTCCATAACAACCCAAAACCCGCCGCCGGCGGCGGTGCTGCAGAATCTGGACGCGCAGATCCTGACCGACAGCGTTTTGGAGGAAATCGGGTTCTTCCTTAAATATTCCCGTCCGCACGGATCAAAACCGACCGCTCGGGACGCGGTAAAAACCGCCGGCCTGACCCACGCGCAGGAACGCAAAGTGCACCTGCTTTCCACCGGCGAGAAACAGCGGTTGGCCTGTGTCTGCGCGAACGCGGCTGCCGGGGCGGGACTGGCGGTGTTCGACGAACCGTCCGCCTATCTTGACGATGACGGCGCGCGCAGGCTCTGCTCGATGATAAAAGACCTCAAGGCGCGCGGACTGGCGGTGCTTGTCGCGGGGCACGAATTCGCGCGGCTGGACGCCGTGATAGACAAAAGCTACAAATTGAACGACGGACAGCTGATGCCCGCTCGGTTAACCGATTCCGGCGGATTTTTCAGGCCGGAGCCGCCCGGCTGCCCCGATTCCACGGGCCTGCTCGCCGCAAACATCGCCAGCCGCGCCGCCGACGGAACCGCGCTGGTGGAAAATTTTACGCTGGAAATCCGGCGCGGCCGCATAACCGGACTCACCGGCCCCAACGGCGCGGGCAAAAGCACGCTTGCCGGCCTGCTGGCTGGACTGAAGACACCTCATGCGGGCGCGCTGGCCATAGCCGGAGCCGCCTGCTCCCGCTCCGACCTTGCCAGGAAAGTGCGCCTGCTGCCCCAGAACCCTTACACGCAGCTGCTTTATAAAACCGCCGGAGAAAATTTCGACCGCGCCCGGCGCGAGGCCATAAAACCCTGCGGCCGCGGTTTTATCGAACTGGCCCGCGCGCTCGGCGCAGAACATCTTGCCGGCCGGGCGGTGCAAAACCTCAGCTACGGCCAGGCCCAGCGGTGCGCGCTGTTATGCGCGATGCTGGCCGGCCCCGAATTCATCATTCTCGACGAAGCGGTATCGTGCCTTGACGCAGAGGGCATCGCGGCGTTTCACGCCGCACTGCGCCTGTTCTGCCGGGACGGCGGCGGCGCGCTCGTCATAAGCCATCTGGCAAAACTGACGGAAGCGATGTCGGACCGCGTTTACTCCATCAAGCAAGGGATCCTTCCATGA
- a CDS encoding CPBP family intramembrane metalloprotease: MAPAVKKVLAWISCAAALSGAARCAGPEQINAMPQLPAWKLFVPGAGQFAFGEPGKGLLFAAGTAGLLGYGIYSEIRKDAGQLNAPLVGAQQLYLAGLYDTYRSVMLRSGASRYTVRFDPAPVSKLAAAPFSREAFSPWVIGVAAVGAGLNYALARGGSHRGSFRSVSGISYLGNSYNRDTGAAVLGAQWLGVSWGAGVSEEMLFRGILQAQWERRFGDTAGLLAASAVFGAAHLADPSSSDSWYSAGFACLAGVYFGTRYRANNYTLSEVIASHAWFDIAAGFASYLADPEENPLGAKIRFPF, from the coding sequence ATGGCGCCCGCTGTCAAAAAGGTTTTGGCGTGGATCTCGTGCGCCGCCGCGCTCAGCGGCGCGGCGCGCTGCGCTGGCCCGGAGCAGATCAATGCCATGCCGCAGCTTCCGGCCTGGAAACTGTTTGTGCCGGGCGCGGGCCAGTTCGCGTTCGGCGAGCCGGGCAAAGGACTGCTGTTCGCAGCGGGCACGGCCGGACTGCTCGGTTACGGCATTTACAGCGAAATCCGCAAGGACGCGGGCCAGCTCAACGCCCCGCTTGTCGGCGCGCAGCAGCTGTATCTCGCGGGTCTGTACGATACTTACCGGAGCGTGATGCTTCGGTCCGGCGCGTCCCGTTACACCGTCCGGTTTGATCCCGCGCCGGTTTCAAAACTCGCCGCCGCGCCTTTTTCGCGCGAAGCTTTCAGCCCGTGGGTTATCGGAGTCGCGGCTGTCGGCGCGGGCCTTAATTACGCGCTTGCGCGGGGCGGGTCGCATCGCGGGAGCTTTCGCAGCGTTTCCGGAATAAGTTATCTCGGCAATTCCTATAACCGCGACACCGGAGCGGCTGTTCTGGGCGCGCAGTGGCTGGGGGTGAGCTGGGGCGCCGGCGTGTCGGAGGAAATGCTTTTCCGCGGCATTTTGCAGGCCCAGTGGGAACGGAGGTTCGGCGATACAGCGGGACTGCTCGCGGCCTCCGCGGTGTTCGGAGCGGCTCATCTGGCCGACCCGTCTTCGTCGGATTCGTGGTATTCCGCCGGGTTCGCCTGCCTCGCCGGCGTTTATTTCGGAACGCGCTACCGGGCGAACAATTACACCCTGTCGGAGGTGATAGCGTCGCACGCGTGGTTTGATATCGCGGCGGGCTTCGCTTCCTATCTGGCGGATCCGGAGGAGAACCCGCTTGGCGCGAAAATCCGGTTTCCCTTTTAA
- a CDS encoding nucleoside-triphosphatase produces the protein MVFFITGPKNSGKTAFVKNLHSALEKAGLETGGIVSEGEPAGEKKSLYFVKSLRTGKRMKLLEIGGGPVPDKAGFDFADAVLGKAQNYKTVIIDEFGPLEAAGVGYGERVMRLSRGHDLIITVRPALAVTAAELFSHAGTETLSVENKTPAELEELARHIIRCLSK, from the coding sequence ATGGTATTTTTTATAACCGGACCGAAAAATTCCGGAAAAACCGCTTTCGTGAAAAATCTCCATTCCGCGCTGGAAAAAGCGGGGCTGGAAACCGGCGGCATTGTGTCGGAAGGAGAACCCGCGGGCGAGAAAAAATCGCTTTATTTCGTTAAAAGCCTGCGCACCGGCAAAAGAATGAAACTGCTGGAAATCGGCGGCGGCCCCGTGCCGGACAAAGCCGGGTTCGATTTCGCGGACGCCGTGCTCGGCAAAGCGCAGAATTACAAAACCGTAATCATAGACGAGTTCGGCCCGCTTGAAGCCGCCGGGGTCGGCTACGGCGAACGCGTAATGCGCCTGAGCCGCGGGCATGACCTTATAATAACAGTCCGGCCCGCGCTCGCGGTTACCGCCGCCGAGCTGTTTTCACACGCCGGAACCGAAACGCTAAGCGTTGAAAACAAAACACCCGCCGAGCTGGAAGAACTGGCGCGGCATATTATACGATGCCTCTCGAAATAA